A region of Gracilinanus agilis isolate LMUSP501 chromosome 3, AgileGrace, whole genome shotgun sequence DNA encodes the following proteins:
- the THYN1 gene encoding thymocyte nuclear protein 1 isoform X1 — translation MPRQLKRACRGTPEPEMEAPAGKHIKANKTETPVKPLGETKTSDSPKKNQATKDSRNEPGCYWLMKSEPESRLEKGIDVKFGIEDLKAQPKQTACWDGVRNYQARNFLRTMKLGEKAFFYHSNCKEPGIAGLVEIVKEAYPDHTQFEKDSPHYDPSSKKDNPKWSMVDVQFVRMTKRFIPLTELKGHYHTHKAIGGPLQNMALFTRQRLSVQPVTQGEFDFILSLEDKKPN, via the exons AAATGGAGGCGCCAGCAGGTAAACATATCAAGGCCAACAAGACTGAGACTCCAGTTAAGCCACTGGGAGAAACAAAGACCTCTGACTCCCCAAAGAAGAATCAGGCCACTAAAGATAGTAGAAATGAGCCAGGCTGTTACTGGCTAATGAAATCAGAGCCAGAAAGTCGGCTGGAGAAAGGCATAGACGTGAAG TTTGGCATTGAGGATCTCAAAGCCCAGCCCAAACAGACAGCATGCTGGGATGGTGTTCGAAACTACCAG GCTCGGAACTTCCTGAGAACAATGAAGCTGGGAGAGAAGGCCTTCTTCTATCACAGCAACTGTAAGGAACCAGGCATCGCAGGCCTCGTGGAG aTTGTGAAGGAGGCCTACCCTGACCACACACAATTTGAGAAAGACAGCCCTCATTATGACCCATCCAGCAAGAAAGACAATCCCAAGTGGTCCATG GTGGATGTTCAGTTTGTTCGAATGACCAAACGTTTTATTCCCCTGACTGAGCTGAAGGGCCATTACCATACCCACAAAGCCATCGGTGGCCCTTTACAAAACATGGCTCTCTTCACCCGTCAGAGACTCTCAGTGCAGCCTGTGACCCAAG GAGAATTTGATTTTATCTTAAGCCTGGAAGATAAGAAGCCAAATTAA
- the THYN1 gene encoding thymocyte nuclear protein 1 isoform X2 → MPRQLKRACRGTPEPEMEAPAGKHIKANKTETPVKPLGETKTSDSPKKNQATKDSRNEPGCYWLMKSEPESRLEKGIDVKFGIEDLKAQPKQTACWDGVRNYQIVKEAYPDHTQFEKDSPHYDPSSKKDNPKWSMVDVQFVRMTKRFIPLTELKGHYHTHKAIGGPLQNMALFTRQRLSVQPVTQGEFDFILSLEDKKPN, encoded by the exons AAATGGAGGCGCCAGCAGGTAAACATATCAAGGCCAACAAGACTGAGACTCCAGTTAAGCCACTGGGAGAAACAAAGACCTCTGACTCCCCAAAGAAGAATCAGGCCACTAAAGATAGTAGAAATGAGCCAGGCTGTTACTGGCTAATGAAATCAGAGCCAGAAAGTCGGCTGGAGAAAGGCATAGACGTGAAG TTTGGCATTGAGGATCTCAAAGCCCAGCCCAAACAGACAGCATGCTGGGATGGTGTTCGAAACTACCAG aTTGTGAAGGAGGCCTACCCTGACCACACACAATTTGAGAAAGACAGCCCTCATTATGACCCATCCAGCAAGAAAGACAATCCCAAGTGGTCCATG GTGGATGTTCAGTTTGTTCGAATGACCAAACGTTTTATTCCCCTGACTGAGCTGAAGGGCCATTACCATACCCACAAAGCCATCGGTGGCCCTTTACAAAACATGGCTCTCTTCACCCGTCAGAGACTCTCAGTGCAGCCTGTGACCCAAG GAGAATTTGATTTTATCTTAAGCCTGGAAGATAAGAAGCCAAATTAA